The genomic DNA TTCCTATTATATTCAATTTTTTTATACCTCCTAATAGTTACTCTCTTTTATTTTAGAGGGTCGTAACCTCCTGGATGAAAAGGATGACATTTTAAAATTCTTCTTATCGTTAAATACATACCTTTTACAAATCCATATTTCTTAAACGCCTCTATTGAATATTGTGAGCAAGTTGGATAAAATCTACAGGTAGGTCCCTTTAAGGGAGATATATACTTTTGATAAAATCTCACTAAATAAATACATAAATTCGATAAATACTTACTTATTTCCTTTAATATATAAATTATTTTATTCAAAGTCATTAACCTCCATATTTATAGCATACAATTAAATAGAAATATCCGTTCTTTTAACTAAATTTTTTATAGACTTGTCTATGTCTTTAAAAGTAGCATCCTTACTAGATACCCTTGCTATAAATACTATATCATATCCAGGCTTAATTTTTTCATCAATATTTAATCTGTAGGCTTCTTTTATTAATCTTCTTACTCTATTCCTAGTAATAGCTTTTCCTACTTTTTTTGAAACAGAAATACCTACTCTACTATAATCTGATTTATTTTTAAGTATATATATTACTAAATATTTGTTTGCAAAAGATTTGCCGTGTTTATATACTTTTCTAAAATCAGAGTCTTTTTTCAACCCTTTAGTCCTATTAAAGTCCATAGTTAACCTCCATAAACACAGCTATGAATTGTAATTATTTACACAAAAAGGCCACCTTTGCAGCGGCCCTTTTGTAATTAATGAGTTAATCTATTTCTTCCTTTAGCTCTTCTTCTCTTTAACACGTTTCTTCCGTTAGACGTCTTCATTCTT from Clostridioides difficile ATCC 9689 = DSM 1296 includes the following:
- the yidD gene encoding membrane protein insertion efficiency factor YidD, which encodes MNKIIYILKEISKYLSNLCIYLVRFYQKYISPLKGPTCRFYPTCSQYSIEAFKKYGFVKGMYLTIRRILKCHPFHPGGYDPLK
- the rnpA gene encoding ribonuclease P protein component; translation: MDFNRTKGLKKDSDFRKVYKHGKSFANKYLVIYILKNKSDYSRVGISVSKKVGKAITRNRVRRLIKEAYRLNIDEKIKPGYDIVFIARVSSKDATFKDIDKSIKNLVKRTDISI
- the rpmH gene encoding 50S ribosomal protein L34 → MSKRTYQPKKRQRSKEHGFRKRMKTSNGRNVLKRRRAKGRNRLTH